In the Acropora muricata isolate sample 2 chromosome 1, ASM3666990v1, whole genome shotgun sequence genome, one interval contains:
- the LOC136919984 gene encoding uncharacterized protein isoform X2 — MFRRGGKFLNDPNDRDSRFERLGIFVLAIFLLQVKRATSVANLTSETDHLHLLINQSFLSFDTFYIPSNISVKDGLNLPRNRTFLNLKEKQPSQAHDILLHPNFIERNDSGGASKSSNVLEIDDHNRTSSSQDIAAGTLDANIASKIRDVTHASKYSKNAQLDATPRVKAVKRGNKSQNEHSNSSNRLKFQTRSRAGRKTSHDIAKLFVRSRKKRRREDSSLVNYEEPQHRKTKLQRPLSEVYDDGNSTEKEFTKQRRSLELSNAHPVLRHHGERVLFRYKRDGVLVRRGKERSQKHNRRKRKKKREASLKHIKERSVPATYFRLSTGHPLSTGHPAKSVLERNSKSLIQTGNPFSKASYGQLIRRGSISSPNPFIASPMNEYEQRKRILNNIARPLSSPNPASANILQNINQFGRKQEIQLPQFPLKRQKLPSESTSTKGLYNTAGSLRTRIQLLTNFQNRLGHVQPSSNAGFVRKQFIPASQNAFYNYRPQLNYAPQSVNLHLPIAHVSSPVVRYPQPVQVLPPTSPQLAKSWNPIFPQVDRMISNGDASTQRSAGPQGLVMSLNFEDVANGKSPYAYFNGDLAGAEKRTEISSYFGSCGKIARINNGSEILLDGANMKVKPRQAISIAAWIKLDTNRGYHSIFDTIGGHSLHNQGQYHFEIQDGSIRWFHRNESNVQIFSVETAPVIAANKWHHIVGTYDAHSGIAKVFVNGRLKAEAAGNGFLSQDWNAHAGIGKHKDARFLQGEVDEFRIYNKALTQKEINDLIKKCSFQRACGGFYYSPTGIIESPEWPSHYKGKTHCTWRVSADPGEKISLRFNSFNLEEDGSCNKAKLVVRDGSNKDSNVLGVYCGIKKPPTLTSTGNRLWLQFTSTNGAEGKGFLLYYDTASSHLTKKTERPPLPAADTQRCIVTRPQSNVTLLGGIKSGIFSEANHVHDMDLCTRHCCLKGDCDLAFMIRDSCYLVKCGNEMLCKTKKARPSNMNPRISFVTRLEPIKFQPQTPANGDAYSKWSTPSPTSTESFNAPPICHHTEVSYNVTLVGGINAGKFSTYGSTKTIDQCIRHCCHDDKCDVAFMIQGNCYAVQCADIEGCQVKRAKPSAYNPTVAYVYRGSGRPVGDPLPGAEKPNLDSCSQYTVSNTVYNVTLSGGIKAGNFTDKGVVKNMDECTAFCCSDERCNVAFLIRNNCFTVACKNYDSCKMKPALSEYYHPRLAYVNWSPPDDEIPENRWYASLGCWKDTESSAVSSLEGSDPLLKDSYITREKAIDTCAQVSRKHDFKVFAIQNGGACLGGPTAARKFNQFGESLTCKNGTGGLFVNDVYRLTDSGSYVSLGCWNDSIGHSLPLLEHSDPILEDSYQFRPNPLLKCGQVARRKGFVVFAIQRGGMCFGGPRAEIDYRKYGISRKCRDGLGGTYANNVYRLIDNLEVKPTGSTDNITATTAGTPTPNSDSSGNTSPTASSTPNTTPTESSTANTTPTGSSTPNTTPTGSLTSAVPSDVVGTQRSPTISPSPTAHIEENYLTLQNDMPHKNTYTAGEILSNVTLKYGIKAGRFSDKGKVANMTECIRACGKLETCSLAFMLGKQCFAVSCYSDTLCVTKPAFSPFYKPKISYVKHKKEPITAETTNPSSDFSQCRTSIVHNDVTLVGGIHAGKFTDLGDAENMGACSERCCLKDACDVAFMLEEECYGVSCVNESMCEMRPARNPSRYNPKLAYVHHEKAKDTVSPRPKLQSLLNMIDRLLDERQTPVDFTPVKDNNVDATALALDTDVSDDVTSDVSFQSNRLNSDQRVENINMGDASLTDGFKPSKLPDNHQRLLDSIKDGQLPFFFDNKELLGNEFKSYLNSLPSQTPKNQDETYGKTSQNSNSDSKTPQAYNPRIWTGDSPGFSRDGLGEGGRQSDFSYNTELKEILEKWLQKNRQGAEASDDSSYYDNTYDNTFSQNIKVSTQQKSPVCWDGQILYNYTLVGGINAGTFSDNGKTNNMDLCMQYCCNRESCDLAFMIEDDCYSVACNSNGVCEPRKARPTHYNPRIAIRKKPQGDYHIKGFSTEPVSSTEPTSSTPTAPPSSVSSETPSASSPTTASSDSQPDQDSSTNAPSIKVTHSCDATPIEYNVTLKMGLHSGVFQKIGKVDSMDDCIEMGCTHRNTDVAFMLGTMCFAVSCYSDDLCKTVPIFGSSISRLNLNPAISFLKKKAHLGSNSFALQSEIADSDKCRDSTITYNVTLRGGIDAGNFTERPGVLSMRDCIGRCCNDKTCDLAFMFGDSCYSVECKNEKLCQAVLAKPTHLEPKVSYITRGYLEDKDKGTMFSADDQTPTCRADQKSRSKVVSNKTLVGGLEAGKFSFVGVVRDMGMCMDRCCAQRDCNVAYMVDKNCFSVACYSPILCKISDVSATNGDVEISTILNSTAEKPAEKHSMIVYVIIGVVGFAAGAGGILWAVCMFVRRHRLRSRHREGTD; from the exons ATGTTTAGAAGAGGAGGAAAGTTTCTTAATGATCCAAACGACAGAGACTCGCGTTTTGAGCGCCTTGGAATATTTGTGCTGGCTATTTTCCTATTACAAG TCAAGAGGGCGACTAGTGTTGCAAATCTCACATCCGAAACAG ATCATCTACACCTTCTAATCAACCAATCCTTCCTTTCATTCGATACTTTTTACATTCCAAGTAACATTTCCGTTAAAGATGGACTCAATCTTCCAAGAAATCGTACCTTTCTTAACTTAAAAGAGAAGCAGCCATCCCAAGCACACGATATTTTATTGCATCCGAATTTTATCGAGAGGAATGACAGCGGTGGGGCTTCTAAGTCAAGTAATGTTTTGGAAATAGACGATCATAATAGAACTTCTTCATCACAAGATATTGCCGCGGGAACTTTGGATGCGAATATTGCTTCCAAAATAAGAGATGTTACGCATGCGTCGAAGTACTCTAAAAATGCTCAACTCGATGCCACTCCGAGAGTAAAAGCAGTGAAGCGTGGTAACAAAAGTCAAAACGAACACAGCAATTCAAGTAATCGTTTAAAGTTTCAAACACGTTCTCGTGCGGGGCGAAAAACTTCACATGATATAGCAAAACTGTTTGTTAGATCGCGAAAAAAGCGAAGAAGAGAAGACTCTTCACTGGTCAACTATGAAGAACCTCAGCACAGGAAAACCAAACTTCAACGACCTTTATCTGAGGTTTATGATGACGGGAACTCGACGGAGAAGGAATTTACAAAACAACGGAGGTCTCTCGAACTTTCAAATGCTCACCCCGTTTTACGCCATCATGGAGAACGAGTTTTGTTCAGGTATAAACGCGATGGTGTTCTTGTAAGGAGGGGAAAGGAACGGTCGCAAAAACATAACCGTCGCAAGCGAAAGAAAAAGCGTGAAGCGTCGTTGAAACATATCAAAGAGCGGAGCGTTCCTGCGACATATTTCCGTCTGAGTACAGGGCACCCACTGAGCACAGGTCATCCAGCTAAGTCAGTCCTGGAGCGGAATAGCAAAAGTCTAATTCAAACTGGAAACCCATTTTCCAAAGCGAGTTATGGCCAGCTTATTAGGCGGGGATCTATCTCCTCCCCGAATCCATTTATTGCTTCACCTATGAATGAATATGAACAGAGGAAACGTATTTTGAATAATATTGCTAGACCCTTGTCATCTCCAAATCCAGCGAGCGCAAACATTTTACAAAACATCAATCAATTTGGAAGGAAACAGGAGATTCAGCTGCCTCAGTTTcctttgaaaaggcaaaaactACCAAGTGAATCGACTTCAACAAAAGGGCTCTACAATACAGCTGGGTCGTTACGCACACGgattcaacttttaacaaactTTCAAAACAGATTGGGACACGTCCAGCCGAGTAGCAATGCAGGGTTTGTTAGAAAACAGTTTATTCCTGCGTCGCAGAATGCATTTTATAACTATAGACCTCAATTGAACTATGCACCGCAGTCCGTGAACTTGCATTTACCTATTGCGCATGTTAGCTCGCCAGTTGTACGCTACCCACAACCAGTGCAGGTACTTCCTCCGACTAGTCCTCAATTGGCAAAGAGCTGGAACCCAATTTTTCCACAAGTGGATCGCATGATCAGCAATGGTGATGCAAGCACACAAAGATCAGCTGGCCCACAGGGCCTTGTCATGTCTTTGAATTTTGAGGATGTTGCTAATGGGAAATCACCGTATGCATATTTCAACGGAGATCTTGCAGGTGCAGAAAAGAGAACAGAAATTTCGAGTTATTTTGGATCTTGCGGGAAGATTGCGCGGATTAACAACGGAAGCGAGATACTTTTGGATGGCGCTAATATGAAG GTGAAACCCCGCCAGGCTATCAGCATAGCAGCATGGATTAAACTGGATACTAACAGGGGCTATCACTCAATTTTTGACACTATTGGGGGGCATTCTCTACATAACCAGGGACAGTACCATTTTGAGATCCAAGATGGAAGTATTCGCTGGTTCCATAGAAACGAGTCGAATGTTCAAATTTTCAGTGTTGAGACGG CCCCTGTCATTGCAGCAAACAAGTGGCATCACATTGTCGGAACATACGACGCACACTCGGGTATAGCGAAGGTCTTCGTGAATGGTCGGCTCAAAGCAGAGGCTGCTGGAAATGGATTTCTATCCCAGGACTGGAACGCCCACGCGGGAATCGGCAAACATAAAGACGCAAGATTTCTCCAGGGGGAGGTGGACGAATTCAGAATCTACAACAAGGCGCTCACGCAAAAGGAAATTAACGATCTTATAAAAAAGTGCAGTTTTCAAAGAG CCTGCGGTGGTTTCTATTACAGTCCAACGGGAATTATTGAGTCACCCGAATGGCCCAGCCATTACAAAGGAAAAACGCATTGCACGTGGCGCGTGTCGGCTGACCCAGGCGAGAAAATTTCTCTTCGTTTCAATAGCTTCAACTTAGAAGAGGACGGCTCTTGTAACAAAGCCAAGCTGGTGGTGAGAGACGGAAGTAACAAAGATTCAAACGTGCTTGGTGTTTACTGCGGCATCAAAAAACCACCTACGTTGACCTCAACGGGGAATCGTTTGTGGTTGCAATTTACCAGTACGAACGGAGCGGAAGGAAAAGGTTTTCTTCTGTATTACGACACAG cGTCATCTCACCTTACAAAGAAAACGGAACGACCACCTCTTCCTGCCGCTGACACGCAAAGATGCATCGTCACGCGACCTCAGTCTAACGTGACGTTGCTGGGCGGGATTAAATCCGGGATATTTTCAGAGGCAAATCACGTGCATGATATGGACCTATGTACGCGACACTGCTGTCTGAAAGGAGATTGCGACCTGGCCTTCATGATACGGGACTCTTGTTATTTAGTGAAATGCGGAAATGAGATGCTTTGCAAAACGAAGAAAGCGCGTCCATCAAATATGAATCCCAGAATAAGTTTTGTGACGCGTTTGGAACCCATTAAGTTCCAACCAC AAACTCCTGCTAATGGCGACGCATACAGCAAATGGTCAACTCCAAGTCCAACGTCAACTGAATCCTTTAACGCTCCACCAATTTGCCACCACACAGAAGTTAGTTACAACGTAACGCTGGTCGGCGGAATAAACGCGGGAAAATTCAGCACCTACGGCAGCACGAAGACGATAGACCAGTGTATACGTCACTGTTGTCATGACGACAAATGCGACGTAGCGTTTATGATTCAGGGGAATTGCTACGCCGTACAGTGCGCTGATATTGAGGGGTGTCAGGTCAAAAGAGCAAAACCTTCCGCATACAACCCCACTGTGGCATATGTTTATCGTGGAAGTGGGAGACCTGTGGGAG ATCCTTTACCCGGTGCCGAAAAGCCCAACCTGGACTCTTGTTCCCAGTACACCGTCAGTAACACGGTCTATAATGTCACCCTCAGCGGAGGAATAAAGGCGGGAAATTTTACAGACAAGGGCGTTGTCAAGAACATGGACGAATGTACAGCTTTTTGTTGCTCCGACGAGCGATGCAATGTGGCTTTTCTCATTCGAAATAATTGCTTTACTGTGGCGTGTAAGAACTACGACTCTTGCAAGATGAAGCCTGCGTTGTCGGAATATTATCACCCTCGACTTGCATATGTTAACTGGAGTCCACCAGATGATGAAATCCCAG AAAATCGTTGGTATGCGTCTCTTGGCTGCTGGAAAGACACTGAATCTTCGGCCGTTTCTTCACTGGAGGGATCCGATCCATTGCTGAAGGATTCCTACATTACACGCGAAAAAGCCATTGACACCTGCGCTCAAGTTTCTAGGAAACACGACTTCAAAG TTTTTGCGATCCAGAATGGCGGTGCCTGCCTTGGTGGACCCACCGCTGCGAGGAAGTTCAACCAGTTTGGCGAATCATTGACCTGCAAGAATGGTACAGGCGGATTGTTCGTGAACGATGTTTACCGTCTGACAGACTCCG GGTCTTACGTTTCCCTTGGTTGCTGGAATGACTCCATTGGCCATTCCTTACCGTTACTGGAACATTCTGATCCCATTCTGGAGGATTCTTATCAATTTCGGCCCAACCCGTTGCTTAAATGTGGACAAGTTGCACGAAGGAAAGGCTTCGTTGTATTTGCAATTCAACGCGGTGGAATGTGCTTCGGCGGGCCACGTGCAGAAATCGATTACCGGAAATATGGGATATCGCGGAAATGCCGTGATGGCCTGGGAGGCACATACGCTAACAATGTGTATCGACTGATTG ATAATCTGGAAGTCAAACCTACAGGAAGCACAGACAACATCACAGCTACCACAGCCGGCACTCCAACACCCAACTCTGATTCCTCTGGCAACACAAGTCCTACAGCTAGTTCCACACCTAATACAACTCCGACGGAAAGCTCAACAGCGAACACCACCCCCACGGGGAGCTCTACGCCAAACACCACCCCCACCGGGAGCTTAACCAGTGCAGTGCCCAGTGATGTAGTTGGAACACAGCGCTCTCCTACTATTTCACCATCACCCACAGCGCACATCGAAGAAAACTACTTAACGTTGCAAAATGACATGCCGCACAAGAACACTTATACGGCGGGTGAAATTCTATCCAACGTAACGCTTAAGTATGGAATCAAAGCTGGAAGATTTAGTGATAAAGGAAAGGTTGCAAATATGACTGAGTGTATTCGTGCGTGCGGGAAACTGGAAACTTGCAGCTTGGCGTTCATGCTGGGCAAACAGTGTTTCGCGGTGTCGTGTTATAGTGATACGCTCTGCGTGACAAAGCCTGCGTTTTCGCCTTTTTACAAACCTAAAATTTCTTATGTCAAGCACAAGAAGGAACCCATCACTG CCGAAACAACCAACCCATCATCAGATTTCAGCCAATGTAGAACCAGTATTGTTCACAATGATGTCACACTGGTTGGTGGCATACACGCTGGCAAATTCACTGATCTCGGTGACGCTGAAAACATGGGAGCCTGCAGTGAGCGGTGCTGTCTGAAGGACGCATGCGATGTAGCATTCATGCTGGAGGAAGAATGTTACGGAGTCTCTTGTGTCAATGAGTCCATGTGTGAAATGCGACCAGCTAGAAATCCATCAAGATACAATCCAAAACTTGCATACGTACACCACGAGAAGGCGAAAGACACAG TCTCTCCACGTCCTAAACTCCAGTCGTTGCTTAATATGATTGACCGCTTACTTGATGAAAGACAAACTCCGGTTGACTTTACACCTGTGAAAGACAACAACGTTGACGCAACGGCTTTAGCGCTTGACACTGACGTCAGTGATGATGTCACTAGTGACGTAAGTTTCCAGTCAAACAGGTTAAACAGCGACCAACGTGTGGAAAATATCAATATGGGCGACGCATCTTTGACAGATGGCTTCAAACCCTCAAAGCTCCCTGACAACCATCAAAGGCTACTAGACAGTATTAAGGATGGACAACTGCCTTTCTTTTTTGACAACAAAGAGTTGCTAGGCAACGAGTTCAAATCGTACTTAAACTCGTTACCAAGCCAAACCCCTAAAAACCAGGACGAGACTTACGGTAAAACGTCTCAAAACTCGAATTCTGACTCGAAAACGCCCCAAGCGTATAACCCACGGATATGGACTGGGGATTCGCCTGGATTCTCTCGTGATGGATTGGGAGAAGGAGGCAGGCAAAGCGATTTCTCTTATAACACGGAACTAAAAGAGATTCTTGAAAAGTGGTTGCAGAAAAATAGACAAGGCGCCGAAGCCAGTGATGATTCCAGTTACTATGACAACACGTACGACAACACTTTTTCGCAGAACATTAAAG TTTCCACTCAACAGAAGAGCCCCGTATGTTGGGACGGCCAAATCTTGTACAACTACACCTTGGTTGGCGGAATCAACGCTGGTACGTTCTCAGACAACGGAAAAACCAACAATATGGACTTATGTATGCAGTATTGCTGCAACAGAGAATCTTGTGACCTGGCGTTTATGATTGAAGATGACTGCTATTCCGTAGCGTGCAACAGCAACGGAGTTTGCGAGCCAAGAAAAGCAAGACCAACCCATTACAACCCGAGAATAGCAATAAGGAAAAAACCACAAG GAGATTATCATATCAAGGGATTTTCCACCGAGCCTGTTTCCTCAACCGAGCCCACGTCATCTACGCCGACTGCACCTCCTTCGTCCGTTTCTTCGGAGACTCCGTCGGCTTCTTCCCCGACAACTGCGTCCTCTGACTCGCAACCCGATCAAG ATTCCTCAACTAATGCACCCTCGATCAAGGTGACCCATTCTTGTGACGCCACACCCATCGAATACAATGTCACATTGAAGATGGGGCTCCACTCTGGTGTCTTCCAAAAGATTGGTAAAGTGGACTCTATGGACGATTGCATAGAGATGGGCTGTACGCATCGCAACACTGACGTAGCCTTCATGCTAGGCACCATGTGCTTTGCTGTCAGTTGCTATAGCGACGATCTTTGCAAAACTGTACCTATTTTCGGCTCTAGTATTTCCCGGTTGAATTTGAATCCCGCGATTTCGTTCCTAAAAAAGAAGGCGCACCTCGGATCAAATTCTTTTG CGTTACAGAGTGAAATTGCAGATAGTGACAAATGCCGTGACAGCACAATAACATACAATGTCACTCTTCGTGGTGGCATCGATGCAG GCAATTTCACAGAAAGGCCTGGTGTATTATCAATGCGAGATTGCATCGGCAGATGCTGTAATGACAAGACATGCGACCTGGCCTTCATGTTCGGCGACAGCTGCTACTCAGTCGAGTGCAAGAATGAGAAGTTGTGTCAGGCTGTGTTGGCCAAACCAACGCATCTTGAACCTAAAGTCTCATACATAACCAGAGGATATTTGGAAGACAAAGACAAAG GGACTATGTTCTCTGCTGATGATCAGACGCCAACCTGTCGGGCCGATCAGAAATCTCGCTCCAAGGTGGTCAGCAACAAGACTTTGGTGGGCGGACTCGAAGCAGGAAAATTCAGTTTTGTTGGAGTTGTCAG gGATATGGGCATGTGTATGGATCGCTGTTGCGCCCAACGAGACTGCAATGTAGCTTACATGGTAGACAAGAACTGTTTCTCAGTTGCTTGCTATTCTCCCATTTTGTGTAAAATAAGTGATGTGTCCGCTACAAATGGAGACGTGGAGATTTCGACAATTTTGAATAGCACCGCTGAAAAACCTGCCGAAAAAC ATTCCATGATTGTGTATGTTATTATCGGCGTTGTTGGGTTCGCGGCCGGTGCTGGGGGAATTTTATGGGCCGTTTGTATGTTTGTTCGAAG ACATCGATTGCGGTCGAGACACAGAGAGGGCACGGATTAg